The following proteins are encoded in a genomic region of Lactiplantibacillus plantarum:
- the citF gene encoding citrate lyase subunit alpha, giving the protein MKNSVDRELPAELMTKLNYQGFESTEIGHPEIQRVAPKVHVSTGDNKVVDSVADVVKATVKDGMTISFHHHFRNGDFVFNQVMRAIIDAGIKDLTLAPSSLTGVMNDMVIEAIKAGTITNITSSGMRGSLGDFVSHGGLKNPVIFRSHGNRARAIEHGDIKIDVAFLGVPNADRLGNANGMAGKAVFGSLGYALMDAQYANQVVLLTDNIVAYPNTPASIKQTQVDYVVQVDQVGDPDKIGSGATRFTKDPKELKIAQTVNDVIVNSPYFKNGFSFQTGSGGAALAVTRYLRQAMLDNQIKASFALGGITKPTTDLLEEGLVDKVMDVQDFDKGAAASMHANPNQQEIDASWYADPDNKGAMVDQLDVAILSALEIDTHFNVNVMSGSDGVIRGAIGGHQDAATAKLTIISAPLVRGRLATIVPEVTTVVTPGDSIDVVVTEYGIAINPRRQDLVKALSHVPGVPVYTIEELQQLAEKKVGQPQPLEFTDRTVALIEYRDGTIIDTIKAVKD; this is encoded by the coding sequence TTGAAAAATAGTGTAGACCGCGAATTACCAGCAGAATTAATGACGAAGTTAAATTACCAAGGTTTTGAGTCAACCGAAATCGGACATCCTGAAATTCAACGGGTGGCCCCCAAAGTTCACGTTTCAACAGGGGACAACAAAGTCGTTGATTCCGTTGCTGACGTGGTAAAAGCCACTGTCAAAGATGGTATGACGATTTCATTTCACCACCATTTTCGTAATGGGGATTTCGTCTTCAATCAAGTGATGCGGGCCATTATTGATGCCGGTATTAAAGATTTGACCTTGGCGCCATCCTCCTTAACGGGCGTGATGAACGATATGGTGATCGAAGCAATTAAGGCCGGAACGATTACGAATATTACTAGCTCGGGGATGCGGGGCTCTCTTGGGGACTTCGTTTCACACGGTGGTTTAAAGAACCCCGTAATCTTCCGTTCTCATGGTAATCGGGCCCGGGCCATTGAACATGGTGATATTAAAATTGATGTCGCCTTTCTAGGTGTGCCGAATGCTGACCGACTAGGAAATGCGAACGGGATGGCTGGTAAAGCAGTCTTTGGTTCCTTAGGTTACGCCCTGATGGATGCGCAATACGCCAACCAAGTTGTCTTATTGACCGATAATATTGTGGCTTATCCAAATACACCGGCCTCAATTAAACAGACACAAGTCGATTACGTCGTGCAAGTCGACCAAGTTGGTGACCCTGACAAGATTGGTTCAGGTGCGACGCGCTTCACCAAGGACCCAAAGGAATTGAAGATTGCCCAGACCGTTAATGATGTGATCGTGAACTCACCATACTTTAAAAACGGCTTCTCATTCCAAACTGGTTCCGGCGGTGCTGCGTTAGCTGTCACTCGGTACTTGCGGCAAGCAATGCTCGATAATCAAATCAAAGCATCGTTTGCACTTGGTGGTATTACGAAACCAACCACTGATTTGCTCGAAGAAGGGTTAGTTGATAAAGTCATGGATGTTCAAGACTTTGACAAAGGGGCGGCAGCATCGATGCACGCCAATCCTAATCAACAAGAAATTGACGCATCATGGTACGCTGACCCTGATAATAAAGGAGCGATGGTTGATCAATTGGATGTTGCCATTCTGAGTGCGTTGGAAATTGATACGCACTTCAATGTCAACGTCATGTCCGGTTCGGATGGCGTGATTCGTGGCGCCATTGGTGGACATCAAGACGCGGCTACGGCCAAACTGACCATTATCTCTGCACCACTTGTCCGTGGTCGGTTAGCGACGATTGTGCCAGAAGTAACAACCGTTGTAACGCCGGGGGACTCCATTGACGTTGTTGTGACGGAATACGGGATTGCAATCAACCCGCGGCGTCAAGACCTAGTTAAAGCACTCAGTCATGTCCCAGGCGTGCCGGTCTATACGATTGAAGAATTACAACAATTAGCCGAAAAGAAAGTCGGCCAACCCCAACCACTTGAATTTACAGATCGCACCGTTGCCTTGATTGAATATCGCGATGGCACGATTATTGATACGATTAAAGCGGTGAAGGACTAA
- the citE gene encoding citrate (pro-3S)-lyase subunit beta produces MAENEERLRRTMMFVPGNNPAMVKDAGIYGADSIMFDLEDAVSMAEKDAARVLVYEALKTQDYGNAELVVRINGLDTKYYADDVKAMVKAGIDVIRLPKVESATMIQTLEKDVAAAEAEFKIPVGTTHLMAAIESAKGVLNAPAIAAASDRMIGIALSAEDYTTDMKTHRYPDGAELEFARNMVLHAARAAGIAAFDTVFTNMADPDGFYRETRHIHQLGFDGKSLVNPRQIAMVNSVYEPTKDEVIKAQKVIAAIEEARIKGSGVISMNGQMVDRPVVLRAQRVMSLAKVSNLLDEEGNYIEK; encoded by the coding sequence ATGGCTGAAAATGAAGAACGCTTACGGCGGACAATGATGTTTGTACCTGGTAATAATCCAGCCATGGTAAAGGATGCCGGGATTTACGGTGCAGACTCGATCATGTTTGACTTGGAAGATGCCGTCTCAATGGCTGAAAAGGATGCGGCCCGGGTGCTGGTTTACGAAGCGTTAAAAACGCAAGATTATGGCAACGCTGAATTGGTCGTTCGAATCAATGGTTTGGATACCAAGTATTACGCTGATGATGTCAAAGCAATGGTCAAGGCTGGCATTGATGTTATCCGTTTGCCAAAAGTCGAATCGGCTACCATGATCCAAACGTTGGAAAAGGATGTCGCGGCAGCTGAAGCTGAATTTAAGATACCAGTTGGCACGACTCATTTGATGGCTGCAATTGAAAGCGCTAAGGGCGTGCTTAATGCCCCGGCAATCGCGGCAGCCTCGGATCGAATGATTGGGATCGCCTTGTCAGCAGAAGATTATACGACGGACATGAAGACCCACCGTTATCCTGATGGCGCGGAACTGGAATTTGCCCGTAACATGGTGCTTCATGCTGCTCGTGCCGCTGGAATCGCCGCGTTCGATACGGTCTTTACAAACATGGCCGATCCCGATGGCTTCTACCGTGAGACGCGGCATATTCATCAATTAGGATTTGACGGTAAATCATTGGTCAACCCTCGACAGATTGCAATGGTCAATTCAGTCTATGAACCAACCAAGGATGAAGTTATTAAGGCCCAAAAAGTCATCGCCGCGATTGAGGAAGCCCGGATCAAGGGTTCTGGTGTTATTTCCATGAATGGCCAAATGGTAGACCGGCCCGTTGTTTTGCGGGCTCAACGTGTGATGAGCTTAGCCAAAGTTTCCAACTTACTCGACGAGGAGGGCAATTACATTGAAAAATAG
- a CDS encoding flavocytochrome c, translated as MAEKFTFTPTALADLKPNYDVVIIGSGGAGLTAAIQAHELGLNPVILEKMSKIGGNTTRASSGMNAAETNVQLHHHIVDSFGDFYGETLKGGGGMNNQALLKFFTEHSALAIDWLADHGIKLDDLTITGGMSVMRTHRPSSMAPIGGFLVTELLKQVAADQLPLFTDVKVDELVVEAGKISGVKATTPDGAVTITAGAVLLATGGFGANKTLLGQYRDDLKNYQTTNQPGATGDGILLAQAIGAKLVDMDQVQVHPTVQQDTDHAYLIGEAVRGEGAILVDNQGARFVNELDTRKNVTAAIDQLGGTGAYLIFDRGIRDRVKAVEFYDHIGLVKTGTDLETLATATGLDAATLKQTVADWNQAVANHNDAAFNRTTGMDRDIAAGPFYSIHIAPAVHYTMGGIAINPATQVLNQDERPIAGLFAAGEVVGGLHGNNRIGGNSIAETVIFGRQAGQQMFKYLQ; from the coding sequence ATGGCTGAAAAGTTTACATTTACACCAACCGCCTTAGCGGATCTAAAACCGAACTATGACGTAGTGATTATTGGATCGGGGGGCGCGGGTTTGACTGCGGCAATCCAGGCACATGAATTGGGCCTGAACCCGGTTATTTTAGAAAAAATGTCGAAAATCGGTGGTAACACCACCCGGGCTTCATCCGGTATGAATGCGGCGGAGACGAACGTCCAATTGCATCACCATATTGTTGATAGTTTTGGCGATTTCTACGGCGAAACCCTTAAAGGTGGTGGCGGTATGAATAACCAAGCACTGTTGAAATTCTTCACGGAACACAGTGCGCTCGCAATTGACTGGTTAGCAGACCACGGCATTAAGTTGGATGATTTGACGATTACTGGTGGGATGAGTGTGATGCGGACCCATCGGCCAAGTTCCATGGCTCCCATTGGTGGTTTCTTAGTCACTGAGTTGTTGAAACAAGTGGCGGCTGACCAGTTACCACTCTTCACAGATGTCAAAGTCGATGAACTAGTCGTCGAAGCCGGCAAAATTAGTGGCGTCAAGGCAACAACCCCAGATGGAGCTGTCACGATTACGGCTGGAGCCGTCTTGTTAGCAACCGGTGGCTTCGGTGCGAATAAGACCTTGTTAGGCCAGTATCGTGATGATCTTAAAAACTATCAGACGACCAATCAGCCGGGCGCGACTGGAGATGGGATTCTGTTGGCACAAGCTATTGGGGCTAAGTTGGTTGATATGGACCAAGTCCAAGTTCATCCGACGGTCCAACAAGATACAGATCATGCTTATTTAATCGGTGAAGCGGTTCGGGGCGAAGGTGCGATTTTGGTCGATAACCAGGGGGCTCGTTTCGTCAATGAACTCGACACGCGTAAGAACGTGACGGCCGCTATCGACCAACTGGGTGGTACTGGTGCCTACTTGATCTTTGACCGCGGTATTCGTGACCGGGTCAAAGCGGTTGAATTCTATGATCACATTGGCCTGGTAAAGACTGGGACTGACTTGGAAACACTGGCGACTGCGACCGGCTTAGACGCTGCGACGCTTAAACAGACGGTGGCTGACTGGAATCAGGCAGTCGCTAACCATAATGATGCGGCCTTTAACCGGACGACTGGGATGGATCGCGATATTGCGGCGGGACCGTTCTACTCAATTCACATTGCGCCAGCTGTTCACTACACGATGGGTGGGATTGCCATTAATCCCGCAACCCAAGTGTTGAATCAGGACGAACGACCGATTGCCGGCCTGTTTGCAGCCGGTGAAGTGGTCGGCGGTCTCCACGGCAATAACCGGATTGGTGGTAATTCAATCGCTGAAACGGTAATCTTTGGCCGTCAAGCCGGACAACAAATGTTCAAATATTTACAATAA
- a CDS encoding LysR family transcriptional regulator — translation MNTRDLDYFRALVDCQNYTMVAKQFAVSQPAVTQAIHRLEKEFAVKLVIQDRRHQQTNITRAGQLLYKNARQIQASLQLAHREIQSTLQTDIRFGLPPIIGTLYFPQIAEKLLQNGLLQQLKITETGSDELLRKLVHGEINIALLGSYLPFDLPTVRAVHLGARPFSIIVSPQNSLAKQAAVSFKNLGQAQFIGLDGKYVHPQAFRAYCDFAGVHPEVIYRTPDISWVKALVKANLGISLLVRDVVKADDGVVCLEIKDQLPVSFNISVVTRAGYLPTTDEQRFIDQLLKMKI, via the coding sequence ATGAATACACGTGATTTAGATTATTTTCGGGCGTTAGTTGATTGCCAAAATTATACGATGGTCGCCAAGCAGTTTGCGGTCTCACAACCGGCAGTGACTCAAGCAATTCATCGGTTGGAAAAAGAGTTTGCAGTCAAACTGGTGATTCAAGACCGTCGCCATCAACAGACAAATATTACCCGGGCCGGTCAGCTGCTTTACAAGAATGCACGCCAGATCCAGGCCAGTTTGCAACTTGCTCATCGCGAAATTCAGAGTACGTTACAGACTGATATTCGTTTTGGCTTACCACCAATTATTGGCACTTTATATTTCCCTCAAATTGCGGAAAAGTTACTTCAGAACGGGTTACTGCAACAGTTAAAAATAACGGAAACGGGCTCAGATGAGCTATTGCGTAAGTTAGTGCATGGTGAGATCAACATCGCGTTATTAGGGTCCTACTTACCATTTGATTTGCCGACAGTTCGTGCGGTTCACTTAGGGGCACGGCCATTCAGTATTATCGTGAGTCCTCAAAATAGTTTGGCGAAACAAGCCGCCGTTAGTTTTAAGAATCTCGGTCAGGCACAGTTCATTGGATTGGATGGCAAATACGTGCACCCACAAGCCTTCCGAGCCTATTGTGACTTTGCCGGGGTACATCCAGAAGTTATCTACCGGACCCCCGATATCTCATGGGTCAAAGCCTTAGTTAAAGCCAACTTGGGCATTAGCTTACTGGTTCGTGATGTGGTTAAAGCGGATGATGGCGTCGTATGTTTGGAGATCAAAGATCAATTGCCGGTCAGCTTCAATATCTCGGTGGTCACACGGGCCGGGTACTTACCAACCACTGATGAACAACGGTTTATTGATCAATTACTTAAAATGAAGATTTAA
- the citX gene encoding citrate lyase holo-[acyl-carrier protein] synthase, protein MATIFTTGEPQTITAMLAARDQRVAYQQQLTTTNPRATIAAIKLNIPGPIKNNAALRRLFLAGVQRFEAELSTYTVAADWNHPAGNERFLILTTDFATSKRLAVAFEEHDPLGRLYDIDILQAGSQRALSRTDLGLPKRRCLLCHREAKDCARSRRHSVAELQQKIAAMYMKEFGERG, encoded by the coding sequence ATGGCGACGATTTTTACAACCGGTGAACCGCAAACAATCACGGCAATGCTAGCAGCCCGTGATCAACGGGTCGCGTATCAGCAACAGTTGACAACGACTAACCCCCGGGCCACGATTGCGGCGATCAAGTTGAATATCCCAGGACCGATTAAGAATAACGCTGCACTACGACGGTTGTTTTTGGCCGGTGTCCAGCGGTTTGAAGCTGAGTTGTCGACATACACGGTGGCAGCTGATTGGAATCATCCGGCGGGTAATGAGCGGTTCTTGATTCTGACGACTGACTTTGCGACTAGCAAACGGCTGGCGGTCGCTTTTGAAGAACACGATCCGTTAGGTCGCTTATATGATATTGACATCTTACAAGCGGGTTCACAGCGCGCGCTGTCGCGGACGGATTTGGGGCTGCCGAAGCGTCGTTGCTTATTATGTCACCGTGAAGCCAAGGATTGCGCGCGTTCACGGCGGCATTCAGTGGCTGAGCTACAGCAAAAGATTGCGGCGATGTACATGAAGGAATTTGGTGAACGCGGATGA
- a CDS encoding LysR family transcriptional regulator, whose protein sequence is MNTKDLAYFDELISQKNFSKVAKTFGVSQPTVTTAIKRLESEFGAPLVIRDRVKNTLHVTASGAQLAEHAKIVLHELRLAHQEIDNLSQNRLILGLPPIIENHYFPKIGARLAAEGLLAGLETIEGGSIWLRNAVRDGRVDMTLLGSVEPLAYQTLIAEEFDRQPFCIYVSKQHPLAQRKRVYFNELRREKFVFFNSNFIHNTAFNKLTRRNHFRPNIVFRSNDTHVLMKLIGENVGIGFFTKIVDHYRTDVVRLDLMDIEPPEFITSIVYRTTHILTPVQQQLLTILHETLAVDTDQTD, encoded by the coding sequence ATGAACACAAAAGACTTAGCTTATTTCGATGAATTAATTTCTCAAAAAAATTTTTCAAAAGTTGCGAAAACATTCGGTGTGAGCCAACCAACTGTGACCACCGCAATCAAACGCCTGGAGTCTGAATTTGGGGCACCACTCGTGATTCGTGACCGTGTTAAAAATACGTTACACGTCACTGCTAGTGGGGCGCAACTTGCTGAACACGCTAAAATCGTTTTACATGAGTTACGCCTCGCCCACCAAGAAATCGACAATCTATCCCAAAATCGACTGATTTTAGGATTACCGCCAATTATTGAAAACCATTATTTTCCAAAAATCGGTGCCCGATTGGCCGCGGAAGGGCTATTAGCCGGTCTCGAAACCATTGAGGGGGGCTCGATCTGGCTACGTAACGCTGTGCGGGACGGTCGCGTTGACATGACCCTGCTTGGTTCGGTGGAGCCGCTCGCTTACCAAACGTTGATTGCCGAAGAATTTGACCGTCAGCCCTTCTGTATCTACGTGTCCAAGCAACATCCGTTAGCACAACGTAAACGGGTCTACTTTAACGAACTACGACGTGAAAAATTTGTTTTCTTTAATAGTAATTTCATCCATAATACGGCCTTCAACAAACTCACGCGCCGGAATCACTTTCGCCCCAACATCGTCTTTCGTTCCAACGATACCCACGTTTTAATGAAATTGATTGGTGAAAATGTCGGCATCGGTTTCTTTACCAAAATCGTCGATCACTACCGTACTGACGTCGTACGACTGGACTTGATGGACATTGAACCCCCTGAATTCATCACAAGCATCGTCTACCGAACAACCCATATTCTGACCCCCGTGCAGCAACAGCTACTGACCATTTTGCACGAAACATTAGCGGTTGACACTGATCAGACCGATTAA
- a CDS encoding flagellar biosynthetic protein FlhB produces the protein MDQYPNFKLFIDKYLPWLAVIGFVVTVSVNGNVWLYFMSVLIVFVVIAIIDLLFKYWNHAKILGIMIVLLVLGLWLNR, from the coding sequence ATGGATCAATACCCAAATTTTAAGCTATTTATTGATAAATATTTACCATGGCTAGCCGTTATTGGCTTTGTTGTGACAGTTAGTGTTAATGGCAATGTTTGGTTGTATTTTATGTCGGTGCTGATTGTATTTGTTGTGATTGCAATTATTGACTTGCTGTTTAAGTATTGGAACCACGCCAAAATTTTAGGTATCATGATTGTTCTTTTAGTACTTGGACTATGGTTGAATCGCTAA
- a CDS encoding AEC family transporter, producing MGVLWNSIQSVLVVVLIMILGFVLRRAGWFDDKFAGTISKFIKNIALPASIFVSVLSRLTRGQLGSFAGYLAYAFLAVIIGYLIAFALVKVMRVRPGRKGIFINAIVNANTIFIGLPLNIALFGDKSMTYFLVYYIVNTVSTWAFGVFLISNDDPTKSKEKTHNKIDWKKVIPMPLVGFLVALIFLLLNIPIMKVSFVSSTLTYVGNLVTPLSLIYIGIVLADAGLKSIRFDRDTIVALIGRFILSPVIMILVLMVAGNLGASFPTLASQTLIVQSATPMLAVLPILANEAHGDVEYATNIVTTSTVLFIVVVPVLMTLIQYI from the coding sequence ATGGGAGTTTTATGGAATTCAATTCAAAGCGTCTTAGTTGTCGTTTTGATTATGATATTAGGTTTCGTCCTACGACGAGCAGGTTGGTTTGATGATAAGTTTGCTGGAACGATTTCCAAATTTATTAAGAACATCGCTTTGCCAGCATCGATTTTTGTATCTGTGCTGAGCCGACTTACTCGTGGGCAGCTAGGATCATTTGCAGGTTACTTGGCTTACGCCTTTCTAGCCGTGATTATTGGCTACTTGATTGCCTTTGCGCTAGTTAAGGTGATGCGGGTCCGTCCGGGTCGTAAGGGGATTTTCATCAATGCGATCGTCAACGCCAACACGATTTTCATTGGGTTACCTTTGAACATTGCGTTGTTCGGTGACAAGAGTATGACGTATTTCCTTGTTTACTATATTGTGAACACCGTTTCGACGTGGGCATTCGGGGTCTTCTTGATTTCAAACGACGACCCGACGAAGTCCAAGGAAAAGACGCATAACAAGATCGACTGGAAGAAAGTTATTCCAATGCCATTGGTTGGTTTCTTAGTTGCGTTAATTTTCTTACTACTAAATATCCCAATCATGAAGGTATCATTCGTTAGTTCAACGTTGACTTACGTTGGGAACTTGGTAACGCCACTTTCCTTGATCTACATCGGGATCGTGTTGGCCGACGCTGGTCTGAAGAGTATTCGTTTCGACCGTGATACGATCGTTGCGTTGATTGGTCGCTTCATCTTGTCACCAGTCATCATGATTCTTGTCTTGATGGTTGCTGGTAACCTCGGTGCTAGCTTCCCAACCTTAGCATCGCAAACATTGATCGTTCAATCAGCAACGCCAATGCTAGCCGTGTTACCAATCTTGGCTAACGAAGCACATGGTGACGTGGAATACGCCACTAACATCGTGACAACGAGTACCGTGTTGTTCATCGTGGTTGTGCCAGTCTTGATGACCTTGATCCAATATATTTAA
- a CDS encoding malolactic enzyme, producing the protein MTKTASEILNNPFLNKGTAFTKEERQALGLTGTLPSKVQTIDEQATQAYAQFKSKPSRLEQRIFLMNLFNENRTLFFHLMDEHVVEFMPIVYDPVVADSIEQYNELFLDPQNAAFVSVDAPEDIEATLKNAADGRDIRLVVVTDAEGILGMGDWGVNGVDIAIGKLMVYTAAAGIDPSQVLPVSIDAGTNNQKLLDDPLYLGNRHKRVSGEQYYDVIDKFVAAEQQLFPDSLLHFEDFGRDNAQVILDKYKDQIATFNDDIQGTGMVVLAGILGALNISKESIKDQKILSFGAGTAGMGIANQILDELMQAGLTEEEAKQHFYAVDKQGLLFDDTEGLTPAQKAFTRKRSEFSNADELTNLEAVVKAVHPTVMIGTSTQPGTFTESIIKEMAAHTERPIIFPLSNPTKLAEAKAEDLIKWTDGRALVATGIPADDVDYKGVTYQIGQGNNALMYPGLGFGLIASTAKVLNAETLSAACHALGGIVDTSKPGAAVLPPVAKITEFSQKLAEVVAQSVIDQKLNKEPIADAKQAVADMKWVPEYRSISK; encoded by the coding sequence ATGACAAAAACTGCAAGTGAAATTTTAAATAACCCATTCTTAAATAAAGGCACTGCCTTTACCAAAGAGGAACGTCAAGCACTTGGCTTGACGGGGACGTTACCAAGCAAGGTTCAAACAATTGATGAACAGGCGACGCAAGCTTATGCCCAATTCAAGAGCAAGCCTAGTCGTTTGGAACAACGGATTTTCTTAATGAATCTCTTTAACGAAAACCGGACGTTGTTCTTCCATCTGATGGATGAACACGTGGTTGAATTTATGCCAATCGTTTATGATCCGGTCGTTGCTGATTCCATCGAACAGTATAATGAATTGTTCTTGGATCCACAGAATGCGGCCTTCGTTTCCGTCGATGCACCTGAAGATATTGAAGCAACTTTGAAGAATGCCGCGGACGGCCGTGATATTCGCTTAGTCGTTGTGACGGATGCTGAAGGGATTCTTGGTATGGGTGACTGGGGTGTCAACGGTGTTGATATCGCCATTGGTAAATTAATGGTTTACACCGCCGCCGCTGGTATTGACCCATCACAAGTACTGCCAGTTAGCATCGATGCTGGGACGAACAACCAGAAGTTATTAGATGATCCATTGTATCTTGGTAACCGTCACAAGCGTGTGTCCGGCGAACAATACTATGACGTGATCGACAAGTTCGTTGCTGCTGAACAACAATTATTCCCAGATTCATTGTTACACTTTGAAGATTTCGGTCGCGACAATGCGCAAGTAATCTTGGACAAGTACAAGGATCAAATCGCAACCTTTAACGATGATATCCAAGGAACCGGGATGGTTGTTTTAGCTGGTATCTTAGGTGCATTGAACATTTCAAAGGAAAGCATCAAGGACCAAAAAATCTTATCATTTGGTGCCGGAACGGCCGGTATGGGAATTGCCAACCAAATCTTGGATGAATTGATGCAAGCTGGTTTAACAGAAGAAGAAGCTAAGCAACACTTCTACGCTGTTGATAAGCAAGGTTTACTATTTGACGACACGGAAGGTTTAACCCCAGCCCAAAAAGCCTTCACGCGCAAACGGAGTGAATTTAGCAACGCTGACGAATTAACCAACTTGGAAGCCGTTGTTAAAGCCGTTCACCCAACCGTTATGATTGGGACATCGACTCAGCCTGGTACCTTTACTGAAAGCATCATCAAGGAAATGGCGGCGCACACGGAACGGCCAATCATCTTCCCACTTTCTAACCCAACCAAGTTAGCAGAAGCTAAAGCGGAAGATTTAATCAAATGGACGGATGGCCGGGCCTTAGTTGCCACAGGTATCCCAGCTGATGACGTTGATTACAAGGGTGTTACTTACCAAATCGGTCAAGGAAACAACGCCTTGATGTACCCTGGTTTAGGATTTGGTTTGATTGCTTCCACAGCCAAAGTGTTGAACGCTGAAACCTTGTCAGCGGCCTGCCACGCATTAGGTGGAATCGTTGATACGTCGAAGCCAGGTGCCGCAGTCTTGCCACCAGTTGCGAAGATTACTGAATTTTCACAAAAATTAGCTGAAGTCGTGGCACAAAGTGTTATCGATCAGAAGCTCAACAAAGAACCAATTGCGGATGCTAAACAAGCGGTTGCTGATATGAAGTGGGTCCCAGAATACCGTTCCATCAGCAAATAG
- a CDS encoding class II fumarate hydratase: MTEYRVESDTLGEVKIPANALWGAQTERSRHNFPTGTKMPLEMIRALLQIKRAAAIANKEVEAMTAEKADLIVAAIDKLLALDDEDLRKDFPLVVYQTGSGTQTNMNVNEVVAHMAGKINPDIEILPNDDVNHGQSSNDIFPTAMNITAAVAVDKLIAAAEHLLAELKIKQKKYWRVVKIGRTHLQDATPLTFGQEVSGWASAIEHDIAYLKQLNPTLGELAMGGTAVGTGLNAAPHFAENIAAAMSKLYGIEFTADSNKFYGLAHHSGLNVVHGAIKTLAADLMKIANDVRFLASGPRAGYDELNIPANEPGSSIMPGKVNPTQAEAITMAAVRVMGNDVVVDLASSQGNFEMNVYKTVLIDAFLESAELLAGTITGFTDRMIAGLTVNQDRMAELVDSSLMTVTALSPHIGYHDSAMIAQAAEKAGTTLREAAIKSGKVTAEQFDEWMVPLDMTNIDD, translated from the coding sequence ATGACAGAATATCGAGTTGAATCAGATACTTTAGGCGAAGTTAAAATTCCTGCGAACGCCTTATGGGGTGCTCAGACAGAACGGAGTCGCCATAACTTTCCGACTGGTACGAAGATGCCGTTGGAAATGATTCGGGCATTACTTCAAATTAAGCGGGCCGCAGCGATTGCGAATAAAGAAGTTGAAGCAATGACTGCTGAAAAAGCTGATTTAATCGTGGCTGCCATTGATAAGTTATTAGCGCTCGACGATGAAGATTTGCGTAAGGACTTTCCGCTGGTTGTTTACCAAACTGGTTCGGGGACGCAAACGAATATGAACGTTAATGAAGTGGTCGCACACATGGCTGGTAAGATCAATCCTGATATTGAAATCTTGCCGAACGACGATGTTAACCATGGTCAAAGCTCTAACGATATCTTCCCAACGGCGATGAACATTACGGCCGCAGTTGCCGTGGATAAGCTGATTGCCGCAGCGGAACACTTATTAGCGGAATTGAAGATCAAACAAAAGAAGTACTGGCGGGTAGTAAAGATCGGCCGGACCCATCTTCAAGATGCAACGCCATTAACTTTTGGCCAAGAAGTGAGTGGTTGGGCCAGTGCGATTGAACATGATATTGCCTACTTAAAACAGTTGAATCCAACGTTAGGCGAGCTTGCAATGGGTGGGACCGCCGTTGGGACTGGTCTAAATGCTGCCCCTCATTTTGCTGAAAATATTGCTGCGGCGATGAGCAAATTGTATGGGATTGAATTTACGGCTGATTCCAATAAGTTCTATGGTTTGGCCCATCATTCTGGCTTAAACGTGGTTCACGGGGCCATCAAGACCCTAGCAGCCGATTTGATGAAGATTGCCAATGATGTGCGGTTCTTGGCAAGCGGTCCACGGGCCGGTTATGACGAATTAAACATTCCGGCTAACGAACCCGGCTCATCAATCATGCCTGGGAAAGTTAACCCAACCCAAGCTGAAGCCATCACTATGGCAGCGGTACGAGTTATGGGGAATGACGTGGTCGTCGATTTAGCTTCTAGCCAAGGTAATTTTGAAATGAACGTTTACAAGACCGTTTTGATTGATGCCTTCCTTGAATCTGCTGAATTGTTAGCTGGAACGATTACCGGCTTCACTGACCGAATGATTGCTGGTTTGACGGTCAACCAAGACCGGATGGCAGAGTTAGTCGACAGTTCCTTGATGACGGTTACGGCATTGTCACCACATATTGGCTATCATGATAGTGCGATGATTGCTCAAGCAGCTGAAAAAGCGGGGACGACATTGCGTGAAGCAGCCATCAAGTCTGGCAAAGTAACCGCGGAACAATTCGATGAATGGATGGTTCCACTGGATATGACGAATATTGATGATTAA